One part of the Fusibacter sp. A1 genome encodes these proteins:
- a CDS encoding (2Fe-2S)-binding protein: MCKEKRTVACRCEDVTLDEIRDYIGMGYTDLEELKRVLRISMGRCQGKTCLPIVMRELSIATGVPLSEMKPTTFRPPTVGILLGDLAKGGLVHEE; this comes from the coding sequence ATGTGCAAAGAAAAGAGAACGGTCGCATGCCGATGTGAAGATGTGACACTTGATGAGATAAGAGACTATATTGGAATGGGCTATACGGACCTTGAGGAACTCAAGAGGGTATTGAGGATATCGATGGGCAGATGCCAGGGGAAAACATGCCTGCCGATTGTTATGAGAGAGCTTTCGATCGCCACGGGGGTGCCGCTCAGTGAGATGAAACCGACGACGTTCAGACCACCTACTGTGGGGATATTGCTTGGCGACCTTGCCAAAGGAGGACTTGTCCATGAAGAGTAG
- a CDS encoding efflux RND transporter permease subunit, whose translation MNISTLSVRRPVTILMVTLIVVILGFVSLTRLPIDLYPDFEIPVAIVSTNYEGAGPQEVENLVTARIEEAVGTVQNIETIQSISSEGNSLVIIQFAFGTDMNFAALDIREKVDFVAPFLPDDATNPLILKIDPNAQSIVDLSIYANDLALTQSVAQDEIKPRLERLEGVASVNLSGGYTPEIKIELKSEYVHGYGLDINQIAQMLRIENLNLPGGTVKKGERTLTVRTLGEFSTIDEIANLYLTLSSGESIKLRDVADITFGYKDVTSLVKTNGKEAINLSIQKESGVNTVQVAERILTEVSEIQADFPQYELDVVTDQSRFIKASITNVVSSAGYGAVLAVLVLYLFLRNIRTTVIIGISIPVSIIATFVLLFYMNITLNLMTLGGLALGIGMLVDNSIVVLENIYRFRQMGHSKKDAAINGAKEVAMAVTASTLTTVAVFLPISFVEGITSTIFRELALTVAFSLGASLIVSLTVIPMLSSKILKVDAQMGSEHHGKSRIFDWFYNSFDKAFSGLEHLYKKILRWAIHHKKTSLLIAFLTFVTSMVSIFGIGQEFFPALDQGEFSISVNLALGSDLEETNTVVTTIEKYLKEQPDIESVYSTVGSDGNAFLQTNATNTASVRIKLIPLTERMMTTTDLADQTRKFLRTLPGVDAKVNVISMGFGGMSQAPVNINIKGTNLEVLASIGEDIKALVQTVDGTREVEVSTGEGIEEILVHVTRNKAAYHGLNASGIANAVKTAIAGQTATTLKLDGDEIDVTIVGDPLYKESITGFGSLPINTPYGYTVPLSEIAIIEVKEGPTSINRDNQSRFVSVTSQILNRDLGSIVTDIEAVLETYELPDNYYVTIGGENEEMIDAFKDLLLALILAIIIVYMVLASQFESLIHPFTIILTVPLSFSGALFGLFITGRTLSTPSFIGMIMLAGIVVNNAIVLVDYINTRRMAGESRDQAIEEAGPIRLRPILMTTLTTVLGLMPLALGIGEGAESQAPLATAVISGLLLSTLLTLVLVPVVYATFDEWRVKFNVRFNHEGVHD comes from the coding sequence GTGAACATATCTACACTTTCAGTAAGACGTCCTGTTACGATTCTCATGGTCACTCTGATCGTCGTCATTCTTGGATTTGTCTCACTCACGAGACTTCCAATCGACCTTTACCCTGATTTTGAGATTCCTGTGGCGATCGTTTCGACAAATTATGAAGGCGCCGGACCTCAAGAGGTCGAGAATTTAGTGACGGCAAGAATCGAAGAAGCGGTAGGAACCGTACAAAATATTGAAACCATCCAGTCCATCTCCTCCGAGGGAAACTCGCTGGTCATCATACAGTTCGCCTTTGGAACCGATATGAATTTTGCGGCTCTCGACATCCGGGAAAAAGTGGATTTTGTCGCTCCTTTCTTACCTGATGACGCGACAAATCCCTTGATTTTAAAAATCGATCCGAATGCCCAGTCTATCGTCGATCTATCGATTTACGCCAACGACCTGGCACTTACCCAGTCTGTCGCACAAGATGAGATAAAGCCACGGCTTGAGCGCCTGGAGGGGGTAGCCTCTGTAAACCTTTCAGGAGGATATACGCCTGAAATCAAAATTGAACTGAAGTCCGAATATGTGCATGGATACGGTCTGGATATCAATCAGATCGCTCAAATGCTGCGTATCGAAAACCTAAACCTTCCCGGCGGGACCGTAAAAAAAGGAGAGAGGACCTTAACGGTCCGTACCCTTGGTGAGTTCAGTACGATCGACGAGATCGCCAACCTCTACCTGACGCTTTCTAGCGGTGAGAGCATTAAACTCAGAGATGTCGCCGACATCACATTTGGATATAAGGACGTAACAAGTCTTGTCAAAACCAACGGAAAAGAGGCGATCAATCTCTCCATTCAAAAGGAGTCCGGCGTCAACACGGTACAGGTCGCAGAAAGGATCCTTACAGAAGTTAGTGAGATTCAAGCTGATTTTCCTCAGTATGAGCTCGATGTCGTCACTGACCAATCCAGATTCATCAAGGCTTCCATCACAAATGTGGTATCAAGCGCAGGATACGGCGCGGTTCTTGCCGTTCTTGTCCTCTATCTCTTTTTAAGAAATATCCGCACTACAGTGATCATAGGTATCTCCATACCGGTATCCATCATCGCTACCTTTGTACTGCTGTTCTATATGAATATCACACTCAACCTCATGACACTGGGTGGACTGGCACTTGGCATTGGCATGCTGGTGGACAATTCCATTGTGGTACTTGAAAACATTTACCGGTTCAGGCAGATGGGTCACTCTAAAAAGGATGCTGCGATAAACGGCGCCAAGGAAGTGGCGATGGCGGTAACCGCCTCCACACTAACAACAGTCGCGGTCTTTCTTCCCATCTCCTTTGTGGAAGGAATTACATCAACAATTTTCAGGGAGCTCGCACTCACCGTCGCCTTCTCGCTAGGAGCTTCACTGATTGTTTCATTGACAGTCATTCCTATGTTGAGTTCTAAAATCCTAAAGGTCGATGCCCAGATGGGTAGTGAACATCACGGAAAAAGCAGGATATTCGATTGGTTTTATAACTCCTTCGATAAGGCTTTCAGCGGACTCGAGCACCTTTACAAGAAAATCCTTCGCTGGGCTATCCACCATAAGAAAACCAGCCTACTCATTGCGTTTTTAACCTTTGTGACAAGCATGGTATCCATCTTCGGCATAGGCCAGGAGTTTTTCCCGGCACTGGACCAGGGCGAGTTCTCAATTTCCGTCAATCTGGCGCTGGGATCCGACCTTGAAGAGACCAACACCGTAGTCACTACCATCGAGAAGTACCTTAAAGAACAACCCGATATCGAATCGGTCTACAGCACGGTAGGGTCCGATGGCAACGCGTTTCTACAAACCAACGCGACAAACACGGCAAGCGTCAGAATCAAACTGATTCCGCTCACAGAGCGCATGATGACTACCACCGACCTCGCCGATCAGACACGCAAGTTCTTGCGCACACTTCCAGGAGTCGATGCGAAGGTCAATGTCATTTCGATGGGATTCGGCGGCATGTCCCAGGCTCCGGTCAATATCAATATAAAGGGCACCAACTTAGAAGTACTCGCCTCTATCGGAGAAGACATCAAGGCTTTAGTCCAGACAGTCGACGGAACAAGAGAGGTCGAAGTCAGCACCGGAGAAGGCATCGAGGAGATTCTAGTACATGTGACAAGGAACAAGGCCGCCTATCACGGCCTAAACGCGTCCGGTATCGCCAACGCTGTCAAAACAGCTATCGCCGGTCAAACAGCCACCACGCTCAAGCTTGATGGCGATGAGATCGACGTGACGATTGTTGGCGACCCGCTTTACAAAGAGAGTATCACAGGATTCGGAAGTCTTCCGATCAATACTCCATACGGCTATACGGTTCCACTTTCAGAGATCGCCATCATCGAAGTCAAGGAAGGCCCGACTTCAATCAACAGGGACAACCAGTCACGCTTCGTTTCTGTCACATCTCAAATTCTGAATCGAGATCTTGGATCGATCGTGACCGATATCGAGGCCGTACTTGAAACGTACGAGCTACCTGACAATTACTATGTGACAATCGGCGGTGAAAACGAAGAGATGATCGATGCTTTCAAAGACCTGTTGCTTGCTCTGATTCTTGCAATCATCATCGTCTATATGGTTCTTGCATCACAGTTCGAGTCGCTCATCCATCCATTCACCATCATACTCACAGTGCCGCTATCCTTCTCAGGCGCGCTTTTTGGGCTCTTTATCACAGGACGCACACTAAGTACACCTTCGTTTATCGGTATGATCATGCTTGCAGGTATCGTTGTAAACAACGCCATTGTGTTGGTGGATTACATCAACACAAGAAGAATGGCTGGCGAATCGAGAGATCAGGCGATAGAAGAAGCCGGACCGATCAGATTGCGTCCGATTCTGATGACGACACTTACTACGGTTCTTGGCTTAATGCCGCTTGCCCTTGGAATCGGCGAGGGAGCCGAATCTCAAGCGCCGCTTGCAACCGCTGTAATTTCAGGTCTCCTCTTATCGACCTTGCTGACTTTGGTTCTTGTACCTGTCGTATATGCCACTTTCGACGAATGGCGTGTAAAATTCAATGTTCGCTTCAATCATGAAGGTGTGCACGACTGA
- a CDS encoding (2Fe-2S)-binding protein — MRLEEHPILKFERGPQIEFYFEGKAMKAYLGETIAAALHANDVKILSHSAKTHSPRGLYCAIGNCSSCLMTVNGIPNVRVCVELIEAGDDVRIQKGKGDLL; from the coding sequence ATGAGACTTGAAGAACATCCAATATTGAAATTTGAACGAGGCCCGCAAATTGAGTTCTATTTTGAAGGAAAAGCCATGAAGGCGTATCTTGGTGAAACCATTGCGGCAGCACTCCATGCCAATGACGTCAAGATTTTGTCGCATAGTGCGAAAACCCATTCACCAAGGGGCTTGTACTGCGCAATCGGCAACTGCTCATCCTGTCTGATGACGGTAAACGGCATTCCTAATGTGAGGGTATGTGTCGAACTGATTGAAGCAGGCGATGACGTGCGTATTCAAAAGGGTAAGGGGGATTTGCTATGA
- a CDS encoding threonine/serine dehydratase: MDRLLSEEVVKASDVLRDYVKHTPLIHSQSLSNKCGNKVFLKSENLQHTGAFKVRGAMYKMLSLGEDARTHGVVCASAGNHAQGVAYASRLLGVSATIVMPERTPSNKILATKNLGADVIIHGETFDDANRKAQQLRDSHSLIEVHPFDDFHVMAGQGTIGTELLEQLDSVDVILVPIGGGGLIAGVLAAVKKSKPDVQVIGVEPIGACAMFRSFKEGNMVELTQVLTRAEGAAVKRPGLKAFDVVRRLCDDIVVVSEESIEEAVWTLMRDEKLVVEYAGALTVAALKMLPSRNKNVICLVTGGNIDGSLISETIRVCSDRFAVAGAVGV, encoded by the coding sequence ATGGATCGATTATTATCGGAAGAAGTGGTAAAAGCCAGTGATGTATTAAGAGACTACGTGAAACATACCCCGCTTATTCATTCGCAGTCGCTCAGCAACAAGTGTGGAAACAAGGTTTTTTTAAAGAGCGAAAACCTGCAGCATACGGGGGCGTTTAAAGTCAGGGGGGCCATGTACAAAATGCTCTCGCTTGGTGAAGACGCGAGAACCCATGGAGTCGTTTGCGCGTCGGCTGGAAATCACGCTCAGGGAGTCGCTTACGCCTCAAGGTTACTGGGTGTGTCGGCGACGATTGTCATGCCTGAGCGCACTCCGAGCAATAAGATCCTTGCGACGAAGAACCTGGGGGCGGATGTGATCATCCATGGTGAGACTTTTGACGATGCCAATCGAAAAGCCCAGCAGCTAAGAGATAGCCATTCTTTAATAGAGGTTCATCCCTTTGATGATTTTCATGTGATGGCAGGGCAAGGAACGATCGGTACCGAGCTGCTGGAGCAACTTGATTCTGTAGATGTGATACTTGTTCCAATCGGTGGAGGTGGACTGATTGCGGGGGTACTTGCCGCTGTCAAAAAATCAAAGCCGGATGTTCAAGTGATCGGTGTCGAACCGATAGGAGCCTGTGCGATGTTCAGATCCTTTAAAGAAGGGAACATGGTGGAACTGACGCAGGTCTTAACAAGAGCGGAGGGAGCGGCTGTCAAAAGACCGGGTCTTAAAGCCTTTGATGTGGTGAGACGCTTGTGTGATGACATCGTAGTCGTTTCGGAAGAGTCGATAGAAGAAGCCGTATGGACCCTTATGAGAGACGAGAAATTAGTGGTTGAATACGCAGGCGCCTTAACGGTCGCGGCGCTTAAGATGTTGCCGAGCAGAAATAAAAATGTAATATGCCTTGTGACAGGGGGGAATATAGACGGAAGTCTGATCAGCGAAACCATTAGAGTATGCAGTGATAGGTTTGCTGTGGCAGGTGCTGTGGGTGTGTAA
- a CDS encoding sigma-54-dependent Fis family transcriptional regulator has protein sequence MEQYINNNLILNNLIDSVYDAICVIDQSYKVLLWNASAERIYGISKSKIIGSDLRDVFPNALLPSVIDSETSYINHFHQPSEGKRMVITAKPVYMDGKLIGAISADRDVSELSELSEKLSLVTDNLDKLKEEIEHLYEDKFSFSEIIGASPLMLEAVEMAKAVAKSTLSVLLTGESGTGKELFARALHERSGRKGLFVPINCSAIPKTLLESELFGYIEGAFTGAMRGGKAGLFEIANDGTLFLDEIGDMPMSMQSKLLRVLEDGKVQRIGSVKFIDTDVRIIAATNHNLREQIDKKRFRSDLFYRLNAVHIKLPALRERKEDIELLVYEFTRRYCSERAIDMIDYDEHVLKKLIDYRWDGNVRELKNMIERFVIMCNNEQSKMVGIEMLPDEVLGQLSSNSDKVGLIKAIEQFEKSMIERTLIACNGNRAKCAKRLGIPRSTLYFKLDKYQILDGIDGVSRS, from the coding sequence GTGGAACAATATATCAATAACAATCTGATACTCAACAACCTGATAGATAGTGTCTATGATGCGATATGCGTCATCGACCAGTCGTATAAAGTTCTTCTTTGGAATGCTTCAGCTGAAAGGATCTATGGAATCAGCAAAAGCAAGATCATCGGTAGTGACTTGAGAGATGTGTTTCCTAATGCACTTTTACCCTCGGTGATCGATTCTGAAACGTCTTATATCAACCACTTTCACCAACCATCCGAGGGCAAGCGCATGGTCATCACTGCAAAGCCTGTCTATATGGATGGAAAGCTCATCGGTGCGATCAGCGCAGACAGGGATGTCTCCGAGCTTTCGGAACTAAGTGAGAAGCTGTCGCTTGTCACCGATAACCTGGATAAGTTAAAGGAAGAGATCGAGCACCTCTACGAGGACAAGTTCTCCTTTAGCGAAATCATAGGGGCGTCTCCCCTTATGCTTGAGGCTGTGGAAATGGCCAAAGCGGTCGCGAAGTCCACCTTGTCCGTGCTGCTTACAGGTGAGAGCGGAACAGGCAAGGAGCTGTTTGCCAGAGCGCTGCATGAACGAAGTGGCAGAAAAGGGTTGTTCGTTCCCATCAATTGCAGCGCGATTCCAAAAACCCTTTTGGAGTCCGAACTGTTCGGCTATATCGAAGGGGCCTTTACAGGGGCCATGCGAGGTGGCAAAGCCGGGCTGTTTGAAATCGCCAATGACGGCACCTTGTTCTTAGATGAGATCGGCGATATGCCCATGAGCATGCAGTCCAAACTGCTCAGGGTGCTTGAAGACGGCAAAGTCCAAAGAATCGGTTCGGTCAAGTTTATCGATACGGATGTGAGAATCATCGCGGCGACAAATCATAATTTGAGGGAACAGATTGACAAGAAGCGGTTTAGGAGCGATCTGTTCTATCGGTTGAACGCGGTACATATCAAACTTCCGGCGCTTCGTGAACGAAAAGAGGACATAGAACTGCTTGTCTATGAGTTCACCAGAAGGTACTGCAGTGAAAGAGCGATCGACATGATCGATTACGATGAACACGTTCTGAAAAAACTTATCGATTACAGATGGGACGGGAACGTAAGGGAACTGAAGAACATGATCGAGCGTTTTGTCATCATGTGCAATAATGAGCAGTCCAAGATGGTAGGTATCGAAATGCTTCCTGATGAGGTACTAGGGCAGTTGTCCAGTAATTCTGACAAGGTGGGGCTGATCAAAGCGATTGAGCAGTTTGAAAAGAGCATGATTGAAAGGACGCTGATTGCGTGTAACGGCAACCGGGCAAAATGCGCAAAACGACTTGGTATTCCAAGGAGTACGTTATACTTTAAACTAGATAAGTACCAGATACTAGATGGGATAGACGGAGTGTCAAGATCCTGA
- a CDS encoding NAD(P)/FAD-dependent oxidoreductase, with product MIHTDVLIVGGGPAGLAAAITASRYGKDVILMERDPHLGGQLIKQTHMFFGSEKQRASVRGFDIAKEMFDKLDTISNIRIFKKTTVTAMYDDGVVTASNKDGYIKLKPKVVIIATGAYEKSLAFPGNTLPGVYGAGAVQTLMNMQGIKPGQSVVMVGAGNIGLIVSYQLLQAGVDVKAIVDAAPSIGGYAVHAAKVRRMGVPIHTRYTVKKAHGEKVLTGATIWALDERWQPVEGTEIDLECDIMCVSVGLSPLSELLWQRGCEMVHIGELGGYVPRTDLHHETNIPGVFVAGDVGGIEEASSAMVEGYLTGLYVNKRLGVEDPEMTELIEDYHKQLMELRSGPVGDKIRAGLDRAKL from the coding sequence ATGATCCATACAGATGTTCTGATTGTAGGAGGCGGTCCTGCAGGATTAGCGGCTGCCATTACCGCATCCCGATATGGCAAGGATGTGATTCTGATGGAGCGAGACCCGCATCTGGGTGGGCAGCTTATCAAACAGACCCACATGTTTTTTGGTTCAGAAAAGCAAAGAGCCTCAGTCAGAGGCTTCGATATAGCAAAAGAGATGTTCGACAAGCTGGATACCATCTCGAACATAAGAATTTTTAAAAAGACCACAGTGACGGCCATGTACGACGATGGTGTTGTGACAGCGTCCAATAAGGACGGATATATCAAACTCAAACCAAAGGTTGTCATCATCGCTACAGGGGCTTATGAGAAATCGCTGGCTTTTCCTGGTAACACTCTTCCTGGAGTATATGGAGCTGGAGCCGTGCAGACCCTGATGAACATGCAGGGTATTAAACCTGGGCAATCGGTCGTGATGGTCGGTGCCGGGAATATAGGTCTCATCGTCAGTTATCAGCTCTTGCAAGCAGGTGTCGACGTCAAAGCGATCGTGGATGCTGCTCCGAGTATCGGAGGATATGCTGTTCATGCCGCCAAAGTCAGACGCATGGGGGTTCCTATCCATACGCGCTATACCGTAAAAAAGGCCCATGGTGAGAAGGTATTGACTGGAGCGACGATCTGGGCGCTTGATGAACGTTGGCAGCCGGTTGAGGGAACTGAGATCGATTTGGAATGTGACATCATGTGTGTTTCCGTGGGCTTATCACCGCTCTCTGAACTCTTGTGGCAAAGGGGCTGCGAGATGGTCCATATCGGTGAGCTTGGGGGGTACGTACCGCGCACCGACCTACACCATGAAACGAACATACCTGGGGTTTTTGTCGCAGGGGATGTCGGAGGCATAGAGGAAGCTAGTTCTGCGATGGTCGAAGGCTACCTGACAGGACTTTATGTGAACAAGAGGCTCGGTGTGGAGGATCCTGAAATGACCGAGCTGATCGAGGATTACCACAAGCAGCTGATGGAACTGAGATCCGGTCCTGTCGGCGACAAAATAAGAGCGGGTCTTGACCGCGCCAAACTTTAG
- a CDS encoding efflux RND transporter periplasmic adaptor subunit, translating to MKPLKSAIFLAFSLLMAACTPQAVTESDIPYITVVTDLVTSGVVEDFYSLNGTVSHNQENLVFSPATSEVLAVHVKNGDVVLEGDILIELDQEAIEKQLEQTKKSLDLAYVSYNSASERYKDALATLERTQQLYDQGAISKQQLEQAQLAASNSPVTSARLQYEQTRLQYENLSETLEDSSITADAPGTITNLGINSGDMVQAGSILCKIIDDSTFKLELKVSENVVQHLALGDEATIIIPVIDSTYTGLIVEISPTPGLNSKLYPISIHFEGDSTVKSGMYSEVVFDLSSGIATTRIPSLAVLKDNSGYYVFKVTGEASVRQPVSLGFDNGYFVEVIDGLMPGDEIVVKGQQFIRDDIETKYIRRDEE from the coding sequence ATGAAACCATTGAAATCAGCTATCTTTCTTGCATTTTCACTGCTTATGGCAGCATGTACCCCGCAAGCAGTTACCGAATCGGATATTCCCTATATCACCGTAGTGACAGATCTTGTGACCAGTGGAGTCGTCGAGGATTTCTATTCGCTAAACGGAACCGTATCCCATAATCAGGAGAACTTGGTCTTCTCACCTGCCACTTCCGAGGTCTTGGCTGTCCATGTCAAAAATGGCGACGTGGTGCTAGAGGGTGATATCCTCATCGAATTGGATCAGGAAGCCATCGAGAAGCAGCTGGAACAGACTAAAAAATCGCTCGACCTTGCTTACGTAAGCTACAACAGCGCCTCTGAACGCTACAAGGACGCGCTTGCAACACTTGAGCGTACCCAACAGCTCTATGATCAGGGCGCCATTTCAAAACAACAGCTAGAACAGGCACAGCTTGCGGCTTCAAACTCACCCGTCACCTCCGCAAGGCTTCAATATGAGCAGACTAGACTGCAGTACGAAAATCTGTCTGAAACGCTCGAGGATTCCTCTATCACAGCGGATGCGCCGGGGACGATAACCAACCTGGGCATCAACTCAGGGGATATGGTTCAGGCTGGTAGCATACTTTGCAAAATTATCGACGACAGCACCTTTAAACTCGAACTCAAGGTTTCTGAGAACGTTGTGCAGCATCTCGCCCTAGGCGACGAGGCTACTATCATCATTCCCGTCATCGACTCGACCTATACAGGATTGATCGTAGAGATTTCGCCTACTCCAGGCCTAAACTCGAAGCTCTACCCGATCAGCATTCATTTCGAAGGCGATTCAACGGTCAAATCGGGCATGTACTCCGAAGTGGTCTTCGACCTATCAAGCGGCATCGCGACTACCCGCATTCCTTCGCTTGCCGTCCTAAAGGATAATAGCGGATATTATGTGTTTAAAGTGACAGGAGAGGCTTCAGTAAGGCAGCCCGTATCCTTAGGCTTCGACAACGGCTACTTTGTCGAAGTCATCGACGGCCTGATGCCCGGCGACGAAATCGTTGTAAAAGGACAGCAGTTCATTAGGGATGATATTGAGACTAAGTATATCAGGAGGGATGAGGAGTGA
- a CDS encoding FAD-binding oxidoreductase, which translates to MKSRADVVIVGGGISGAAIAYNLAKKGVKHIVVLEKSYQGSGSTGRCGAGIRQQWGTEMNCRLSKLSNEYFEKAKEELEYHGDLEFKQGGYLILASTDSELELFRRNVRLQNKLGIRSQLISNEEAKEIVPFLVTDEIVGATYHEKDGHLNPFTTLDAFVRAAKRMGVTYLTHTEVTKINVQKGRVVGVETTAGNIATDTVVNAAGGYSKVVADLAGVAIPTYSERHQILVTTPINPILKPMVMSFSKNIYTQQVPHGSIIMGRSDASEPRDLNNRSSWQFLDEMAKTVTSLLPPLERVRVVRAWAGQYNLTPDKQPILGEVPDVKGFYLAVGFSGHGFMFAPATGILLSEMILKEKLTIDVSALGLNRFSKGELIIEPSVV; encoded by the coding sequence ATGAAGAGTAGAGCGGATGTTGTCATCGTCGGTGGCGGGATTTCGGGAGCGGCTATCGCATACAATCTGGCTAAAAAAGGTGTGAAGCATATCGTAGTGCTTGAAAAATCCTATCAAGGATCAGGATCGACAGGCAGATGCGGGGCGGGTATCAGGCAGCAGTGGGGCACGGAGATGAACTGTCGGCTGTCCAAGCTGTCGAACGAGTATTTTGAAAAGGCCAAAGAGGAGCTTGAGTACCACGGTGATCTTGAGTTTAAACAAGGCGGATACCTGATTTTGGCATCAACGGATTCGGAACTTGAACTTTTTAGGCGAAATGTGAGATTACAGAATAAATTAGGCATAAGGAGTCAGTTGATTTCGAATGAAGAAGCCAAGGAGATCGTACCTTTTTTAGTGACGGATGAAATCGTCGGTGCGACTTATCATGAAAAGGATGGACACTTGAATCCGTTTACAACGCTTGACGCTTTTGTAAGAGCTGCAAAGCGTATGGGCGTGACCTATCTCACCCATACGGAGGTTACGAAAATAAATGTACAAAAGGGAAGAGTTGTCGGTGTTGAAACGACAGCCGGGAACATCGCAACCGATACGGTGGTCAATGCTGCAGGAGGTTATTCGAAGGTCGTCGCCGATCTTGCGGGAGTTGCGATCCCCACCTATTCGGAAAGACACCAGATACTCGTAACGACTCCGATCAATCCCATTTTGAAACCCATGGTGATGTCATTTTCAAAGAATATCTATACTCAGCAGGTGCCACACGGTTCAATCATCATGGGAAGAAGTGACGCTTCAGAACCAAGGGATCTGAATAACAGGTCAAGCTGGCAGTTTTTAGATGAGATGGCTAAGACGGTCACATCGCTTCTTCCGCCCCTTGAACGCGTGAGGGTGGTAAGGGCTTGGGCGGGTCAGTACAATCTGACACCCGACAAACAGCCGATTCTTGGCGAGGTGCCGGATGTTAAGGGATTTTACCTGGCGGTCGGATTTAGCGGACATGGATTTATGTTCGCACCAGCCACAGGAATTCTATTGTCTGAAATGATCTTAAAGGAAAAGCTGACAATAGACGTCTCAGCACTGGGGCTGAACAGGTTTTCAAAGGGTGAGTTAATTATCGAACCATCCGTTGTGTAG
- a CDS encoding 4Fe-4S binding protein yields the protein MLLQTGVPTPEDIEGVFPSVARLQKGPIAIFECYQHIPCNPCFTACRLGAITEFEDINDLPVLLEEKCSGCGLCIAKCPGLAITIVDYNYSPTKALMKLPYEFLPLPEEGELVDALSRDGEVVCEAQIVKVLNPVSFDKTPIISIIFDKELIKVVRHFRRRA from the coding sequence ATGTTGCTACAAACAGGTGTGCCGACACCAGAAGATATTGAGGGCGTGTTCCCAAGTGTAGCTAGGCTGCAAAAGGGACCTATAGCGATTTTTGAATGCTATCAGCATATTCCCTGCAATCCTTGCTTTACAGCGTGTAGACTTGGAGCGATCACGGAATTTGAGGATATCAACGATCTTCCAGTCCTTCTGGAGGAAAAATGCTCGGGTTGCGGCCTATGCATTGCAAAGTGTCCCGGGCTTGCGATTACGATCGTGGACTACAACTATTCCCCGACAAAGGCGCTGATGAAACTACCATATGAGTTTTTACCGCTTCCTGAAGAGGGTGAGCTCGTAGACGCGCTAAGCAGGGATGGAGAAGTGGTGTGCGAGGCTCAGATTGTGAAGGTGCTCAATCCGGTTTCCTTTGATAAGACACCGATCATATCCATCATTTTTGACAAAGAACTGATAAAAGTCGTGCGTCACTTTAGAAGACGTGCGTAG